Proteins from a genomic interval of Bradysia coprophila strain Holo2 chromosome X, BU_Bcop_v1, whole genome shotgun sequence:
- the LOC119085688 gene encoding uncharacterized protein LOC119085688 gives MDSNNDSQRRGKRVGDTDIERHENPKKPKWQLPSDLASWSCTYKVKADCVTALLKTLRQYDFPDLMSDSRSLLKTPRDTRKMIRNVEPGEYIHIGIAEGIKYTLRQNEVDINKVEFIAIDYNTDGVQMTDSTDNVFWPIWCRLGSPRIGKPFLTGNYYSSTGQPKSFDAFMLDFVNEFKALIDEGLKIGFNKVVEIRMGIFLGDAPARCDVLGLKYPTGYYGCGRCTVIGTYANNRVCFTDLDAPLRTDKNFQERLQPEHHHISSLVEKRLELRCITQSPLDGMHLVYGCAVRRLLFWYNTDTVNYKLRLSATQIDLVNDMLNTAMLSKPREFARPVRDIKNTHNLLHLANECLKQNAPLDAFSMWEFETANSGLKEFTKRQGAYLEQSYNRTMEKYHKRFDFNTQTKTFPSLSMEIDKEYDEDYNVTGNFLLSGRI, from the exons ATGGATTCCAATAATGATTCACAAAGACGAGGAAAACGTGTCGGCGACACCGATATCGAAag GCATGAAAATCCGAAGAAACCAAAATGGCAATTACCTAGTGATCTGGCTTCATGGTCTTGCACGTATAAAGTAAAGGCAGATTGTGTTACAGCTCTATTGAAAACTTTGCGTCAATATGACTTTCCCGACTTAATGAGTGATTCTCGGTCGTTACTGAAGACACCTCGTGACACACGTAAAATGATTCGAAATGTTGAACCTGGAGAATATATTCACATCGGCATTGCAGAAGGTATTAAGTACACACTGAGACAAAATGAGGTGGATATAAATAAAGTAGAGTTCATCGCCATTGACTATAACACGGATGGAGTCCAAATGACCGACAGTACCGATAATGTATTTTGGCCTATTTGGTGCAGATTAGGAAGTCCTCGCATTGGAAAACCTTTTTTAACGGGAAATTACTACAGTTCCACTGGTCAGCCGAAAAGCTTCGACGCGTTCATGCTTGATTTCGTTAATGAGTTTAAGGCACTGATAGATGAAGGCttgaaaattggattcaaCAAGGTCGTGGAAATTCGTATGGGAATATTTCTAGGAGATGCTCCAGCTCGATGTGACGTTCTAG GTCTAAAATACCCGACCGGTTATTATGGATGTGGGAGGTGCACAGTCATAGGGACTTACGCTAATAATCGAGTATGTTTCACCGATTTGGATGCTCCGCTAAGAACTGACAAAAACTTTCAAGAGAGATTGCAACCGGAACATCATCATATTAGCTCCTTGGTTGAGAAACGCTTAGAGCTGCGTTGCATAACACAATCGCCTCTCGATGGAATGCATTTGGTCTATGGTTGCGCGGTAAGACGTCTTTTGTTCTGGTACAACACTGACACAGTGAATTATAAACTTCGACTGTCCGCTACACAAATCGATTTAGTGAACGATATGTTGAACACTGCAATGTTATCGAAACCCAGGGAATTTGCAAGACCGGTGAGAGACATTAAAAA CACTCATAACTTATTACACTTGGCAAATGAAtgtttgaaacaaaatgcgCCATTAGACGCATTTTCGATGTGGGAATTCGAAACTGCCAATTCAGGCCTAAAAGAGTTCACAAAACGCCAAGGAGCATATTTAGAGCAATCGTACAATCGAACGATGGAAAAGTACCACAAACGCTTTGATTTTAATACACAGACGAAAACATTTCCGAGTCTGTCGATGGAAATAGACAAGGAATATGATGAAGACTACAATGTGACTGGAAACTTTCTTTTATCGGGTAGAATATAA